The following is a genomic window from Polaribacter atrinae.
ACTATCAAAATAATGTTGGGAAATTCTTTTTTGAATGTTGTTTGTAACTCCTATATATAAAACAGTTTTCTTCTCATTTGTAATTATATAGATAAAGTATTGTTTAAACATTCTTAAATATAATCAATTATATTAAAAACTCAGAATGTCATTCCAAAATGAGGCCTTTTTTCCGATTGAGGAATCTAAATCATAATTACGAAAATTCTAGATTCCTCATCGCTCCTACGTTCCTCTGTCGGAATGACATTGGAACGATAAATTAAACTTAAAAACTCAACATGTCATTCCGAAATGAGGCCTTTTTGCCGATTGAGGAATCTAAATTATAATTACGAAAATTCTAGATTCCTCGTCGTTCCTACGTCTCTCTGTCGGAATGACAATCGTTAAAAAACATCATTATTTAAAAAATCCCAATTAGGATTAAAATCAGAAATAATTTTATTCTTCTTTTCTCTTCTCAATCCTTTTAATTGTTTCTCTCTTAAAATAGCTAAGTTGATATCATCAAAAGTTTCATAATACAGTAAATAATAACAATTGTATTTTCCTGCAAATGATTTCTTTGCATTCTGACTATCAAAATAATGTTGGGAAATTCTTTTTTGAATGTTGTTTGTAACTCCTATATATAAAACAGTTTTCTTCTCATTTGTAATTATATAGATAAAGTATTGTTTAAACATTCTTAAATATAATCAATTATATTAAAAACTCAGAATGTCATTCCAAAATGAAGCTTTTTTGCCGATGGAGGAACCTAGATTATAAATACGAAAATTCTAGATTCCTCGTCGTTCCTACGTCTCTCTGTCGGAATGACATTGGAACGATAAATTAAACTTAAAAACTCAACATGTCATTCCGAAATGAGGCCTTTTTTCCGATTGAGGAATCTAAATTACAATTACGAAAATTCTAGATTCCTCGTCGTTCCTTCGTCTCTCTTTCGGAATGACAATTGCTATCTACTTCAAATCCTTCAACAACAATTGTATCGATTTATTTCCATTCCATACATTTTCATCTAAACCATAAACAATATCGAAATCATTTTGAACAAACTCCATTTTATCGCCTAAACCAAAACCTATTGAATTAAAAGTCTTTTTATTATCACCTTGAAAAACATTTAGCTTTAAATGTGTTTTATCTGCTCCAACTTGTTTTCCGTAACCATTGTCTCTAACACAACTCGTTTTAAAAGTTGGTTTCATATTCATTGGTCCAAAAGGAGCCATTTGCTGAATAATTCTAAAAAACTTAGGTGTAATATCTAACAAGTCTATTTCTGCATCTATAGAAATCTCTGGGGTTAGCAACTCTTTATCAATGGTTTGTTTAACAACTTCTTCGAACTTATTTTTAAAGTTCTCGTAATTTTCTGGTAACAAGGTTAAACCTGCTGCATATTTATGACCTCCAAATTGCTCTATAAACTCTTCACATGCATGCAACGCATTGTACACATCAAAACCTTTTACAGAACGAGCAGAAGCAGCTAATTTATCGCCACTTTTGGTAAAAACTAATGTTGGTCTGTAATATTTTTCTATCAACCTAGAAGCCACAATACCAATAACACCTTTGTGCCAATCTTCTTGATACACTACAGATGTAAACCTATTTTCTTCATCATTATCAATAATTTGAATTAATGCTTGGTCTGTAATTTTCTTATCTAAATCTTTTCTATCGGCATTAAAAATTTCTATAGCCGCAGCAAATTCAACTGCAGCATCAAAATCCATTTCAGTTAGTAATTCTACCGCGTAATTACCGTGTTTCATTCTACCTGCAGCATTTATTCTTGGAGCAATTGTAAAAACAACATCAGTAATCGTTAATTCAGATTTCTTAGTTTGATGAATAATGGCTTTAATTCCGTTTCTAGGACTTTCATTAATTACCTGTAAACCATGATAAGCTAAAACTCTATTTTCACCTTTCATAGGTACAATATCCGCAGCAATTGCGGTAGCAACCAAATCTAAATACGGAATAAAATCTTCTATTGTTTGACCTCTAGAAACACCTAAAGCCTGAATTAATTTAAACCCTACTCCGCAACCACAAAGCTCATCAAAAGGATATGTACAATCGTCTCTTTTTGCATTTAAAACGGCAACTGCTTTAGGTATTTCATCTCCTGGTTTATGGTGATCGCAGATAATAAAATCTACATTTTTTTCGGTTGCATAGGCAACTTTATCGATGGCTTTTATTCCGCAATCTAAGGCAATGATTAAAGAAAAATCATTGTCATGTGCAAAATCAATTCCCATATAAGAAACACCATAACCTTCGGCATATCTATCTGGAATATAAGTTGCAATATTTGGGTAAATCGTTTTTAAATAA
Proteins encoded in this region:
- the recJ gene encoding single-stranded-DNA-specific exonuclease RecJ, whose product is MRWTLKPKSDKEKVAKLANELQVDKTIASILCQRNIETFEDAKNYFRPSLAEIHDPFLMKDMDLAVARIEKAIENDENILVFGDYDVDGTTAVSLVASYLKTIYPNIATYIPDRYAEGYGVSYMGIDFAHDNDFSLIIALDCGIKAIDKVAYATEKNVDFIICDHHKPGDEIPKAVAVLNAKRDDCTYPFDELCGCGVGFKLIQALGVSRGQTIEDFIPYLDLVATAIAADIVPMKGENRVLAYHGLQVINESPRNGIKAIIHQTKKSELTITDVVFTIAPRINAAGRMKHGNYAVELLTEMDFDAAVEFAAAIEIFNADRKDLDKKITDQALIQIIDNDEENRFTSVVYQEDWHKGVIGIVASRLIEKYYRPTLVFTKSGDKLAASARSVKGFDVYNALHACEEFIEQFGGHKYAAGLTLLPENYENFKNKFEEVVKQTIDKELLTPEISIDAEIDLLDITPKFFRIIQQMAPFGPMNMKPTFKTSCVRDNGYGKQVGADKTHLKLNVFQGDNKKTFNSIGFGLGDKMEFVQNDFDIVYGLDENVWNGNKSIQLLLKDLK
- a CDS encoding GIY-YIG nuclease family protein gives rise to the protein MFKQYFIYIITNEKKTVLYIGVTNNIQKRISQHYFDSQNAKKSFAGKYNCYYLLYYETFDDINLAILREKQLKGLRREKKNKIISDFNPNWDFLNNDVF